A stretch of DNA from Aspergillus flavus chromosome 3, complete sequence:
TCCCATGTGCTGAACCCCGCCTTGCATCGCGATGAGATTGATTTGTCCATGGCGGAGAACCAGGTTATCCGTCATGAAATCATTCAGTTGGCAAAAGTGGCCATCGAGACAAGTCTGTATTACGAGGTAGCTAATCACCCAGCCGCGCATCCCACGGGACGGCTAGACGCCTGCTGACTGTCTTCAGCATCTGGATTGGCTTAagggcttcttcggtgatGCAACGTTGCTCGACCTCCTGGCGAGTACTGTCAATACTCACTTTCGCTCCCATTCCCAGGTAGCAGCAGATAATATCGCTGTGACAGCTGGGGCAGCCGCGGGTCTAGATACTATTCTGTACAACATTTGTAACCCGGGTGACGGTGTACTTGTCCCATGTCCTTACTGGAGTGAGTGAACCAAGTTCTCACAGTGGCTTTTCACGGTTACTGAGTGTTTGCAGATGGATATGATGCACTTTTCGCCTTGCACTCGGGGGTCCGCCCCGTCGGTGTTGTCGTACCTTCCCTCGAGGACTCTTTCGGACCGGCTCTCCTCTCAGCGCTGGAAGAGTCGTACGAGAAAGCATCTTGTCCGATCAGGGCGCTCGTACTCGCTAATCCACACAACCCCCTTGGTCGACCCTACTCCCGATTAATTCTAGAACAGTGCATGGCGTTCTGTCAGCGACGGAACATCCATCTTGTTTCAGATGAGGCATTTGCCCTCAGCAGCTTCACTAGCCCGGACTTTACGAATCCGGAACCCTTCATCTCCTGTCTAAGCATTGACCCATCTCGTGTCGGATGTGATCCGCAACGCATCCATGTCGTCTGGAGCATGAGCAAAGATCTCTCCGCGAGCGGCGTTCGACTGGTACGTTCACAGTTACCCCTATTTCTACTTCCTTGGATCAATAGTCGAGTCCTGACCAAGGTTTAGGGCTGCGTCATCACCCGCAATAGGCCCCTCAGGGACGTCGTAGGACTTGTGGCGTCCGTACATGTATCGGTGCTGTCGACCGTTTTTGCCAAAGAAGTGCTCGCCTTACCACAGCTGCCAAAGCTATTGACACTCAGTGCTACCAGACTGGCAAAGGCATACTCAACTCTGACAACCGCATTCAAAGCCACTGGTATTGAGTACTTCCCGAGCTATGCAACAGTCTTCGTACTCGCTCGGTTAGCCCCTAACGCAACAGCTTGGGACGAGGAGATGCTCGCCTTACGCGCGTACATGCAGGCAGGCGTAGCAGTAGTGCCAGGGAGAGCATATCATATGCCTGAGGGGCAGAAAGGGTGGATGCAAGTCACGTTTGCAGTTTTCCATGAGGATTTGTTGGAGGGGATCCGGACAATTAAAAGGGTTTGTTTGAGTCTGTTGGCCGGAGGTGTTATACTATAATGGCCTGGCGAGGTTTTTTCACTTAGAGGAACTTCATAAGTAGCTTGAATTGAAAACAGTCCATCAAGGAAATAGTCTCCTTCCCTCCTGAGCCTAATAACCTTTCTGCGCGTCTCGAATTCTGTTCAGCCTTACTAATCCAACCAGGCAACAATAGGCAGCAATGAGGTCCTCcctgatatatatattcaatccCCTGTAGACACTACATGTATGATAACATCTGCCCAAGCAACAAGAAAACCACAAAATTACCACCAATATAACCAAATCCGCATGGAAAGTGATCCCCATGTTTCAATCTACTTCAATTCTCGCACCGTCCAATTCTATACTGAAACTCTCGGCTTCGAACTTGGCAGCGTCAAACCTGAAAATGGCACGTCCGAATTAACCTTTTGTTCGATTTTCATGGGTAAAAAAGCCGACGCCAATTTCTACTTTTCCCTGGCCTCCGTTGAAGAGTTCAAAGCGTCAGAAGCCATGATCGCACTTGGGACTCAGGAATTAGACGAATACTACCGATACTTGAATGGTCGTGACGAAGTGACAATTACGGAGGACGTTGAAGATACGCCATGGGGCTTTCGGCAGTTCACCATCGAGGATCATGATGGAAATAAGTTGACATTCTTTAAATTCTTGGAAGGGGGAAATCCGGGTGAAGAATGAGAGGTCTCAATATGTCACTACTTTTTTAGGTCTGAAGAGACCGGTTGGACAATGCTCTATACAGATCTATAGTTCTTTTGGTTTCACGAAGTCAAATTCATGATAACTCCAATGTTAGCCAACTTCTTCTGGTCCCTGTGCTGTCTCGAATGCAAGGACTACTCAGCCTGTTTTGGACCTTTGTTTATTTATCAGAATTTAAACGGTATAGCCCAAAGCATATTCAGGACAAGGTAGATCTAGTCTGCTTCCATACGAGTTGACCGGCTACAATGACCTTCCCCCAACAGCTCACAAAGCCCTTAAGAtattgacgaagaagaactCCAGAGAACACACATAATTCCCGAGAGGCTTGACCAAGTGGGTAGTACTCCATAATGCCAAGAGTAAGTTTGCAAATGTAGACTATAGGAGTGATATCCTGTCAAATACTTCCTCGTTAGTCTCTATGAAGGCTAATATATTGGCATTCGGCTTGTAAATTTCCTGTCTTGTGCATGTTTTAGCGTCGACACTCGAGTGCGCCTAGGAAATatcttgatttctttggATAATAAGCCTATGCCTTGGATCAGATTGTAATGTTCCTTATCTTCCATACTTACTATCCAATGAAGTTGATTTAATCAAGCTTTTAGGATATAACAAGCTAATTTGATCGTCCAACTTAAAATGTGGATATATGTGTTAGTTATATTTTGAAGGGAGGAGGTGAGCTGGGTGACTATCGCTATTGGACGCGCAAGTGGAGATTAGAGCGCATTACCTGGATCGCTATGCCTTACCTTTGATGTCCGAGACCAAAGATAAGACCTtgcctcttcttcgccatcttgTTTATCCGTGGTTATGTTTAGGGCTGGGTTAATGATGACCTATTCAACTCACTGAACCCAGAGAAAGCGATCCTTGACCACAAAGCCATGGATTTGAGGCAAACAAGTCACTCCGTCTAGATTAACATCATCATGGTACCTGTACCGTCTATTATGTCACATTCTATAAATTTGGTAGAATCGTGGCAACCCCACTTACCGCGAACGATGAGTAGCGGGGATAAACGGGCAGCTCGTCGTTCAGACTGTTGGCCGGCTAAGCTCTTATTAGACTATTTTTTCATGTATGATGGTGCATGATCAGTGTCTGGTGTGAATTTTAAACTTATTAACACGCGGTCAAGCATCCAAAGTACTAGACATGCGGCACACTTTATCGGTGTAGAAAGTTTCTCCAACTACTCGGGTTTAGTAGGCTTGGCGTAAGCAGCTTGCATTGCAGCGGACCATGGGACGGTGTGGAATGGCCCACTCTACAGAATACTTATCTACCTCCTTCTATCGCCTTCGTATACCGTAGATAGATTGGTATTCAACAAACAAGGAACTTCCACTATAGGATATCTCAAAGTCTAGTTGATGTAAGGGGCTTATGCCTCTCTAGCCGTTGCTGTCCGTTTCAAATGCCGGAAATCGAGTCATATGGTCCTGCAGGCTTTTGTTTACGAAGTAGCAGCCTGCATTAGTTCGCTGTTCAACCCCAAGATTGCATCATGTTTTGTACTAGTATGCCGCACGGGGAAGTTGATTTATAAGGCGTTCTTTGTAAGCACTTTACATTAGCACCAAAGGATATCATACGTTCCACCATGTACTATCGCAGTGTGATATACAAAGTCCAGGCTCTAAGGCCTCCTAGAACCAGCATTGCAAGGTATTCACGGGTCATGCTATGTCTTatcaatatcatcatccGTAGCAGTGGCAAAACGCCCAGGAAAAGATATCCGCTGCAGTTCTCCACTTTACCCGGAATTACCAACATTGTAAAGCCGATGGTTGTCATCAGAATATCCGTTTCTCTAATCTCCGGCTCTTCGATTACTGCATGTAGAGCGGTGTAAGTCCGCGCGTGTAACTTGACTACAAATACTGGGTATGGACCCAGCCTCTCATCCGTGCCTTTTCCCTATTCCTTACTACTCCTCGTTATCTTTTTTGCATAGACTGCAGCTGTACTTCCAATCATGACCTCCGACAGCAATTCTGATTACGTCTTCCAGGGATGGATGGGCCTTGACAAGGACTCCGTTGGGAACATGAAATGGCAGACCTACGAACCGAAGCCGTGGGAAGAAACTGACGTTGATATTAAAATCACACACTCGGGTATTTGTGGCTCTGATATACACACGCTTCGTAGTGGATGGGTTCGTTACCTCCTCTCTCCTTGGCAATATAGTGATTCTTCCTATGGTATATAATCTACTAACATACTGTTGCCAGGGCCCAACCATGTACCCCTGCGTGGTCGGCCACGAGATCGTCGGCATCGCCGTCCGGGTAGGATCCGAGGTCAAACATATCAAAGTCGGCGACCGTGTTGGAGTCGGCGCCCAATCCGACTCCTGTCGCAACCGAAGGGGTAAATGCAGCGACTGCTCCGCCGGACGAGAGAACATGTGCTGGAAAGAAGGCCGCGCCGATACATACAACGGCGTCTACCTGAACGGCGGCAAGTCCTACGGTGGGCACGCCGACTACAACCGTGCTCCGGGCCACTTCGTAATCAAGATCCCGGACCAGATGAACCCTGCCCACGCTGCTCCGATGCTCTGCGGTGGCATCACAACATATTCGCCATTGAAGGCCAACGGGTGTGGACCGGGAAAGCGCGTGGGGGTAATCGGCGTCGGTGGATTGGGCCACTTTGCCATTTTGTGGGCGAAGGCTCTTGGCGCCGATCGAGTGGTGGGGGTTTCGCGCAGGGAGTCCAAACGTGCCGATGTGTTGAAGCTGGGTGCTGATGACTATATCGCTaccgaggatgagaa
This window harbors:
- a CDS encoding 1-aminocyclopropane-1-carboxylate synthase: MEQMAGPRPPDVSIGYRLLVGTTVTFVCAFIVVSLRGVARSLYARMSWDDYLTIFALVQALIATIFDCIAVDKGLGCHLIYIPKNDAVTAMYYDLLSQVFCINALSFAKISICLSYLRILKGSRHTVLRVICYLTAFLVFVVNTVVTISLTGVFATIRTIESGLGLKNGISDASYTTVMGLMWAGMERNIAMMIGSVPALRPLTTPFMKLTSETMSYLGKRSSSKTQSSSGVNGSGSFPNRSGNKSTKHLPTTSMVMVAMSEKQTRCLYELGRSRARVSKDYRQHVSGYNLPLPCMTNVDGLLSTRGGLNVTQVLGRIPSHVLNPALHRDEIDLSMAENQHLDWLKGFFGDATLLDLLASTVNTHFRSHSQVAADNIAVTAGAAAGLDTILYNICNPGDGVLVPCPYWNGYDALFALHSGVRPVGVVVPSLEDSFGPALLSALEESYEKASCPIRALVLANPHNPLGRPYSRLILEQCMAFCQRRNIHLVSDEAFALSSFTSPDFTNPEPFISCLSIDPSRVGCDPQRIHVVWSMSKDLSASGVRLVRSQLPLFLLPWINRLVASVHVSVLSTVFAKEVLALPQLPKLLTLSATRLAKAYSTLTTAFKATGIEYFPSYATVFVLARLAPNATAWDEEMLALRAYMQAGVAVVPGRAYHMPEGQKGWMQVTFAVFHEDLLEGIRTIKRVCLSLLAGGVIL
- a CDS encoding putative quinone oxidoreductase, with product MTSDSNSDYVFQGWMGLDKDSVGNMKWQTYEPKPWEETDVDIKITHSGICGSDIHTLRSGWGPTMYPCVVGHEIVGIAVRVGSEVKHIKVGDRVGVGAQSDSCRNRRGKCSDCSAGRENMCWKEGRADTYNGVYLNGGKSYGGHADYNRAPGHFVIKIPDQMNPAHAAPMLCGGITTYSPLKANGCGPGKRVGVIGVGGLGHFAILWAKALGADRVVGVSRRESKRADVLKLGADDYIATEDEKDWAQTHAASLDLIICTVSSPDMPLRDYMGLLDSYGRLVQVGAPEDKLPVLYAFDFIPKGKSLSGSVIGSPKEIEEMLQLAVEKNVQPWVVERPLSDANQAFIDMENGLARYRYTLVNEKHI